A window from Lolium rigidum isolate FL_2022 unplaced genomic scaffold, APGP_CSIRO_Lrig_0.1 contig_27846_1, whole genome shotgun sequence encodes these proteins:
- the LOC124680754 gene encoding probable acyl-activating enzyme 16, chloroplastic has translation MAALRSPLPLLLNRPAAAAPPLRRRPLLLASCARPRRTPHFVPRCSAGAAPPPPSTLESSPRGKCSPLLESALLPGGSELAVHEWKAVPDIWRTAAEKYSDHVALVDPYHDPPSELTYKQLEQQILDFSHGLRAVGVAPDEKVALFADNSCRWLVADQGIMATGAINVVRGTRSSDEELFQIYNHSESIALVVDSPQFFNRLAESFISRINARFIVLLWGDKSSLNSKAVKDMPVYDYNDITELGKENRNALHHSPEQGHDGVFEAITPEDVATLIYTSGTGGTPKGVMLTHRNLLHQINNLWDVVPAVPGDRFLSMLPPWHAYERSTEYFIFTHGIQQVYTTVKYLKADLQQYQPHYIISVPLVYETLYSSIQRQISSSSTFRKTVALALIKISLLYMEAKKIYEGTVLSNNPVEPSFITYMVNCLRARIVAAILWPLHNFAKMLVYKKIHSSVGISKAGISGGGSLPMHVDKFFEAIGIKVQNGYGLTETSPVVAARRPLCNVLGTVGLPIKHTEIKIVDIETGEVLPDGSKGIVKIKGLPVMKGYYKNPSATNKAVDQDGWFNTGDIGWIAPRCATGPSRNCGGMLVLEGRAKDTIVLTTGENVEPAELEEAASRSNLIDQIMVIGQDRRRLGAIIVPNNDEVLAAAKRKSGLDGSTGVAKDMVKNLVYDELRTCMAGCSFQIGPILVVEEPFTIDNGLMTPTMKIRRDKVVAKYQGEIDALYK, from the exons ATGGCGGCGCTCCGTTCGCCGCTGCCCCTCCTCTTGAACCGCCCTGCCGCAGCCGCCCCGCCGCTCCGACGCCGACCTTTGTTGCTCGCCTCCTGCGCGCGGCCCCGCCGCACGCCCCACTTCGTGCCCCGGtgctccgccggcgccgcccctccGCCCCCCTCCACG CTAGAGAGCTCACCTCGCGGAAAGTGCTCGCCTTTGCTTGAGAGTGCTCTATTGCCCGGTGGAAGTGAATTGGCTGTGCATGAATGGAAGGCGGTTCCGGATATCTGGAGGACAGCAGCAGAAAAGTACTCTGACCACGTAGCCTTGGTTGATCCTTATCACGATCCTCCTTCCGAATTGACTTATAAGCAG CTTGAACAGCAAATATTGGATTTTTCTCATGGTCTGAGGGCCGTTGGTGTTGCTCCTGATGAAAAGGTGGCTCTATTTGCTGACAACTCATGCCGGTGGCTTGTTGCTGATCAAG GAATCATGGCTACTGGTGCTATCAATGTTGTTAGAGGAACAAGGTCTTCAGATGAAGAACTGTTCCAAATATACAATCACTCAGAAAG TATTGCACTTGTTGTGGACAGTCCTCAATTCTTTAACCGGCTTGCAGAATCTTTCATTTCAAGGATTAATGCAAGATTTATTGTGCTACTTTGGGGTGATAAATCATCCCTAAATAGTAAAGCTGTGAAGGACATGCCAGTTTATGACTACAATGATATCACTGAACTTGGAAAAGAAAACCGTAATGCATTGCATCACTCTCCCGAGCAAG GTCATGATGGTGTCTTCGAAGCCATTACTCCAGAAGATGTTGCGACTCTAATATATACTAGTGGAACAGGTGGTACACCAAAAGGCGTGATGCTTACCCACCGAAATCTCCTGCATCAG ATAAATAACTTGTGGGACGTTGTTCCAGCAGTACCTGGTGACAGGTTTCTAAGCATGCTTCCACCGTGGCATGCGTATGAGCGTTCTACCGAGTACTTCATTTTTACTCATGGAATTCAACAAGTTTACACTACTGTGAAATACCTGAAG GCAGATTTGCAGCAGTACCAACCTCATTATATTATCTCAGTACCGCTGGTCTACGAAACTCTGTACAG TTCAATTCAAAGGCAAATATCTTCCAGTTCCACTTTTCGAAAGACTGTTGCCCTTGCACTAATCAAGATAAGTTTGCTATATATGGAGGCAAAGAAGATATATGAG GGAACAGTCTTATCAAATAATCCTGTTGAACCATCATTTATTACCTACATGGTCAATTGTCTACGGGCAAGAATCGTTGCTGCTATTTTGTGGCCTTTGCATAATTTCGCAAAGATGTTAGTCTACAAGAAAATCCATTCTTCAGTCGGAATTTCAAAG GCCGGTATTAGTGGTGGTGGAAGTCTCCCGATGCATGTCGACAAGTTTTTTGAG GCAATTGGTATCAAAGTGCAAAATGGCTACGGTCTAACAGAGACTTCCCCTGTTGTAGCTGCTAGACGACCATTGTGTAAT GTTCTTGGCACAGTTGGTCTCCCAATAAAGCATACAGAAATCAAGATTGTGGACATAGAGACTGGTGAGGTGCTCCCAGATGGTTCAAAGGGGATTGTGAAGATTAAAGGACTACCAGTAATGAAGGGATATTATAAG AATCCATCTGCTACAAATAAAGCTGTGGATCAAGATGGTTGGTTCAACACTGGAGATATAGGTTGGATTGCACCTCGCTGTGCCACAGGGCCTAGTCGAAATTGTGGAGGGATGCTTGTTCTTGAAGGGCGTGCTAAGGATACGATAGTTCTCACTACAG GTGAAAACGTTGAACCTGCTGAGCTCGAGGAAGCAGCAAGCAGGAGTAACTTGATTGATCAGATAATGGTCATTGGGCAG GACCGACGACGCCTTGGTGCTATTATTGTTCCCAATAATGATGAAGTTCTAGCTGCAGCAAAAAGAAAGTCAGGCCTTGATGGGAGTACCGGAGTAGCCAAAGATATGGTCAAGAACTTGGTATATGATGAGCTGAGAACTTG CATGGCGGGTTGCTCGTTCCAGATCGGCCCTATCCTTGTTGTCGAGGAACCATTCACG ATTGACAATGGTTTGATGACACCTACCATGAAAATAAGAAGGGACAAAGTGGTAGCCAAATACCAGGGAGAGATTGACGCCTTGTACAAGTGA